From the Clostridium sp. Marseille-P299 genome, one window contains:
- a CDS encoding sugar O-acetyltransferase produces MELKEFLKYVNSGSPVPVNSEFHKYMIKLSNEAMKLTAELNNTYHDQKEIRDIFSKLIGKPVDDSFSMFPPFYTDCGKNISLGRNVFINAGCHFQDQGGIVIGDGVLIGPKVILCTLNHDFKPEERGTTIPSPILIGKNVWIGANVTIVPGITIGDNSIIAAGSVVTKNVPSNTVVGGVPAKFIKEI; encoded by the coding sequence ATGGAACTAAAAGAGTTTTTAAAATATGTAAATAGTGGGTCACCTGTTCCAGTAAACTCGGAATTCCACAAATATATGATTAAACTTAGCAATGAAGCAATGAAGTTAACGGCTGAATTAAATAATACTTATCATGACCAAAAAGAGATAAGAGATATTTTTTCTAAATTAATCGGAAAACCGGTAGATGATAGCTTTTCTATGTTTCCACCTTTTTATACGGATTGTGGAAAAAATATTTCACTGGGTAGAAATGTATTTATTAATGCTGGTTGTCACTTTCAAGATCAAGGTGGAATAGTCATCGGTGATGGTGTGTTGATTGGTCCAAAGGTTATTCTTTGCACCCTTAACCATGATTTCAAACCCGAAGAACGTGGGACAACAATTCCGTCTCCTATTTTAATCGGGAAAAATGTATGGATAGGAGCTAATGTAACGATTGTTCCAGGGATAACAATTGGAGATAACTCCATTATTGCTGCTGGCTCAGTGGTAACTAAGAATGTTCCATCAAATACTGTAGTAGGTGGAGTCCCTGCAAAATTTATAAAAGAAATTTAA
- a CDS encoding MerR family transcriptional regulator gives MNYTITQAAKKMNLTTYTLRYYDREGLLSNIKRDKSGNRIFTKDDMEMLSLICCLKNTGMPIKEIKHFIDWQNAGNDTLHERNLMLIDHKKNVLKQIEDLQKYLRLIERKLDYYHDACEAYDTGLPIPTCCSYTDDELEF, from the coding sequence GTGAACTATACCATTACACAAGCTGCTAAGAAAATGAATTTAACAACATACACATTAAGATACTATGACCGTGAAGGACTGCTCTCTAATATAAAAAGAGATAAATCAGGCAATCGTATCTTTACAAAAGATGATATGGAAATGCTCTCCCTCATTTGCTGTCTTAAGAATACTGGAATGCCTATTAAAGAAATAAAACATTTTATAGACTGGCAGAATGCAGGGAATGATACACTCCACGAACGTAACCTTATGTTAATCGACCACAAAAAAAATGTTTTAAAGCAAATTGAAGATCTTCAAAAATATCTTCGTTTGATTGAGCGCAAACTCGATTACTATCATGATGCTTGCGAGGCCTATGATACTGGCTTACCAATCCCGACCTGCTGTTCATATACAGACGATGAGTTGGAATTTTAG
- a CDS encoding methyl-accepting chemotaxis protein — protein MKKLSSKIVTAILLCSVLISAIVGITSILKSSSVIEREAKDKLLNLASSRGNEYAIQTSKVENTVNELANIIIESIDVSRVKDDNYLENFEKELGNILKGLGDSNEKILDVYMNFDPKFTSGNRNFDVSYTYDEIKKESAVATNSYEVEDYKEDNEDLAWYYEAITAKKGVWSDIYEDSLSGKEVISYTMPVYFNYKLLGVTGIDISFEELKSLILATKVYDTGNAFLLNESYNFVVDQNKTSEDNLSTMNGGEYKNITDEMSKNQSSVIDIKYEGKQSLMAYYRMDNGQIIGINVLRSEVLKDLYSMIYVNILVILIGVLISVMVALYIGKRIAKPIEECSKHMGILAKGDLTRNISDKYLKMKDEIGVLLKSSQSMQDGVRNLIKNVHKESNTCKLAVENVGGNMVHLNIGVEEVSASTQELSAVMEETAASAEEMKATAQVIQNAVQGIAEISKNGSIEVLEINKRAIHTKNSVNDAQKKANEILLVTKEELERAIENSKVVDKISTLSKVIMEIAEQTNLLSLNASIESARAGEAGRGFAVVADEIRKLAEQSKDTVVDIQKVTAQVTSSVNELSNSSSKLLNFVSNDVQNDYNTLLLVANKYSEDAIFVDNLVTEFSTTSEDLLATIDDVLEIISGVANAANEGAIGTSNIAQRIMEITIKCNEVLELTKKSGISSERLEEEILKFKI, from the coding sequence ATGAAAAAGTTAAGTAGTAAAATAGTTACTGCTATATTATTATGTTCAGTATTAATATCAGCTATTGTAGGTATTACAAGTATATTAAAGTCTTCAAGTGTTATTGAAAGAGAAGCAAAAGATAAGTTGTTAAATTTAGCTTCCAGTCGAGGGAATGAATATGCGATACAAACTTCAAAGGTTGAAAATACGGTAAATGAATTAGCAAATATAATAATAGAAAGTATAGATGTATCTAGAGTTAAAGACGATAATTATTTAGAAAATTTTGAAAAAGAATTGGGTAATATTTTAAAAGGCTTGGGAGATAGTAATGAGAAAATTTTAGATGTATATATGAACTTTGATCCTAAGTTTACTAGTGGCAACAGAAATTTTGACGTATCTTATACTTACGACGAAATCAAAAAAGAAAGTGCTGTCGCTACCAATTCATATGAAGTGGAAGATTATAAAGAAGATAATGAAGATTTAGCATGGTATTATGAAGCGATAACGGCGAAAAAAGGCGTATGGTCTGATATATATGAAGATAGTCTTAGTGGAAAAGAAGTGATATCCTATACAATGCCCGTATATTTTAATTATAAATTATTGGGGGTAACTGGTATTGATATATCCTTTGAAGAATTAAAGAGCTTAATACTAGCTACAAAAGTATATGATACTGGCAATGCTTTTTTATTGAATGAATCCTATAATTTCGTAGTTGATCAAAATAAAACCTCTGAAGATAATTTGAGTACTATGAATGGCGGAGAATATAAAAATATAACCGATGAAATGAGTAAAAATCAATCTTCAGTGATAGATATAAAGTATGAAGGAAAACAAAGTTTAATGGCTTATTATCGAATGGATAATGGTCAAATAATTGGTATTAACGTACTACGTTCAGAAGTATTAAAAGATTTATATTCGATGATCTATGTTAATATTTTAGTCATTCTTATAGGGGTGTTAATCTCTGTAATGGTGGCTCTTTATATTGGTAAAAGAATTGCCAAACCAATTGAAGAATGCTCCAAACATATGGGCATATTAGCAAAAGGTGATTTAACTAGGAATATATCGGATAAATATTTGAAAATGAAAGATGAAATAGGAGTGCTTTTAAAATCATCCCAGTCAATGCAGGATGGAGTAAGGAATCTTATTAAAAATGTACATAAGGAATCAAATACTTGTAAGCTTGCAGTAGAAAATGTTGGCGGAAATATGGTTCATCTAAACATTGGTGTAGAAGAGGTATCAGCTAGCACTCAAGAATTGTCTGCTGTTATGGAAGAGACAGCTGCATCAGCCGAAGAAATGAAGGCAACTGCACAAGTGATTCAAAATGCTGTACAAGGTATAGCAGAGATTTCAAAAAATGGCTCCATTGAGGTTTTAGAGATTAATAAAAGAGCAATTCATACAAAAAATAGTGTTAATGATGCACAAAAAAAAGCCAATGAAATTTTACTAGTGACGAAAGAAGAACTAGAAAGAGCAATTGAAAATTCAAAGGTAGTTGATAAAATAAGTACTTTATCTAAAGTTATCATGGAAATTGCGGAGCAAACCAATTTACTTTCTTTAAATGCAAGTATTGAATCTGCACGTGCCGGCGAAGCGGGAAGAGGATTTGCAGTAGTAGCTGATGAAATTAGAAAATTAGCAGAGCAATCCAAGGATACAGTAGTTGATATTCAGAAGGTAACAGCTCAGGTCACATCATCAGTGAATGAACTTTCAAATAGTTCAAGTAAATTATTGAATTTTGTATCCAATGATGTTCAAAATGATTATAACACATTGCTTCTGGTTGCAAATAAGTATAGTGAAGATGCAATATTTGTAGACAACCTTGTTACAGAGTTTAGCACTACTTCAGAAGATTTATTAGCTACAATTGATGATGTGTTAGAAATAATTAGCGGAGTAGCGAATGCGGCGAATGAAGGAGCCATTGGAACATCAAATATTGCTCAAAGGATAATGGAAATCACTATAAAGTGCAATGAGGTATTGGAATTAACAAAAAAATCAGGAATTAGTTCAGAAAGATTAGAAGAAGAGATTTTAAAATTTAAGATCTAG
- a CDS encoding flavodoxin family protein, producing MNKKVLVISTSPRKCGNSEILADEFIKGAQESGHKIEKVNLYDKNIGFCKGCLACQKTQHCVIEDDANLIIQKMLVADVIVFATPIYFYEMSGQMKTLLDRTNPLYTSDYAFRDIYLLATSADYEENAMDGAVKGMQGWISCFERSNLKGVVKGVGSDSIGSIKNNEKILLSAYEMGRNI from the coding sequence ATGAATAAAAAAGTATTGGTTATTTCTACTAGTCCACGCAAATGTGGTAACTCAGAAATATTAGCGGATGAATTTATAAAAGGCGCTCAAGAGTCCGGACATAAAATTGAAAAAGTAAACTTATATGATAAAAATATTGGATTTTGTAAAGGATGTCTAGCTTGCCAAAAAACACAGCATTGTGTCATTGAGGATGATGCTAATTTGATAATACAAAAAATGTTAGTAGCAGATGTTATTGTATTTGCTACACCTATTTATTTTTATGAGATGAGTGGTCAAATGAAAACTTTACTAGATCGAACGAATCCATTATATACATCAGATTATGCATTTAGGGATATTTACTTACTGGCTACATCAGCAGATTATGAAGAAAATGCAATGGATGGTGCAGTAAAAGGGATGCAGGGATGGATTTCCTGCTTTGAACGTTCAAACTTAAAAGGAGTTGTAAAAGGTGTTGGTTCGGATAGTATTGGGTCAATAAAAAATAATGAAAAAATACTCTTATCCGCTTATGAAATGGGTAGAAATATTTAA
- a CDS encoding LysR family transcriptional regulator: MEVRVLRYFLAVAKEETISGAAELLHISQPTLSRQLMDLEKELGKQLFIRGNRKLTLTENGIFLRKRAQEIVDLMDKTQSEFNTTDEIIGGDVFIGSGETDAMRLIAKIAHELQQNHPNIRYRLFSGNGDDVIDKLDKGLIDFGIVIDPIDVTKYDFMRIPAKDTWGLLMRKDSILASKDYIEPSDLLNIPIITSNQTLVNDEMSKWLGKDFEMLNIVSTYNLVYNASLLVEQGMGYALCLDKLINTTGDSPLCFKPLYPPLEANLNVIWKKYQVFSKASDIFLKYMIHEFNKFN; the protein is encoded by the coding sequence ATGGAAGTAAGAGTACTACGATATTTTCTTGCAGTGGCAAAAGAAGAAACTATATCAGGGGCTGCAGAATTATTACATATTTCTCAACCGACACTTTCTAGACAATTAATGGACTTAGAAAAAGAATTAGGAAAGCAATTATTTATACGTGGTAATCGTAAACTTACACTTACTGAAAACGGAATTTTTTTACGCAAAAGAGCTCAGGAAATTGTTGACTTGATGGATAAAACGCAATCAGAGTTTAATACCACGGATGAAATAATTGGCGGTGACGTCTTTATCGGTAGTGGTGAAACCGATGCCATGAGATTAATCGCTAAAATAGCTCATGAACTTCAGCAAAATCATCCTAATATTCGTTACCGTCTATTTAGTGGTAATGGTGATGATGTTATAGATAAATTAGATAAAGGCTTAATCGATTTTGGAATTGTTATTGATCCGATTGATGTGACCAAGTATGATTTTATGCGTATACCTGCGAAAGATACTTGGGGCTTGCTAATGCGTAAAGATAGTATTTTAGCCTCAAAAGATTATATAGAACCTTCTGACCTCTTGAATATCCCCATCATCACCTCAAACCAAACACTAGTGAATGACGAGATGTCAAAATGGCTAGGTAAAGATTTTGAGATGCTAAATATTGTTTCCACTTATAATTTAGTGTACAATGCTTCATTGCTAGTGGAACAAGGTATGGGATACGCTCTATGCCTTGACAAATTAATTAATACAACAGGCGATAGTCCCCTTTGCTTTAAACCTTTGTATCCACCTTTAGAAGCTAATCTAAATGTTATTTGGAAGAAATATCAAGTATTTTCAAAAGCTTCTGATATATTTTTAAAATATATGATTCATGAGTTTAATAAGTTTAACTAA